In one Dunckerocampus dactyliophorus isolate RoL2022-P2 chromosome 9, RoL_Ddac_1.1, whole genome shotgun sequence genomic region, the following are encoded:
- the LOC129187615 gene encoding olfactory receptor 49-like, giving the protein MMENVSVVTMFTLSGLKFTYVQRMTIFLLTLLWYIIILLSNFTMIVVIVIDKKLHKPMYIFLCNLCINAVYGSVGFYPKFLVDLLSSHVISYAGCMLQGYVIHSSSCCDFSILALMAFDRYVAICRPLVYHSFMSKRRVSLFVFFSWFIPLFCMFMNTAVLLGRKLCGSHINKVYCVNWMVTNLACSPPTASGIVTAFNIGLYFGHFLFICWSYLYLVKTCISSTDMWKKFMQTCLPHLICLITFTVTVLLDLFYMRFGSAALSQHLQNVMSMTFLLVTPVVNPLIYGLNLTSIRNRMLSILYTKKKIGIF; this is encoded by the coding sequence atgATGGAAAATGTTTCTGTTGTCACAATGTTTACCCTCTCTGGTTTAAAGTTTACATACGTGCAAAGGATGACCATTTTTCTGCTCACGTTACTATGGTATATTATAATCCTACTGAGCAATTTCACCAtgattgttgtcattgttatcgACAAAAAACTGCATAAGCCAATGTATATATTCTTGTGTAATTTATGCATCAATGCTGTGTATGGATCTGTTGGCTTTTACCCCAAATTCCTTGTGGACCTTCTGTCATCTCATGTCATTTCTTATGCTGGATGCATGCTACAGGGTTATGTAATTCACTCATCATCTTGCTGTGATTTTTCCATCCTAGCTCTGATGGCTTTTGACAGGTATGTGGCTATATGTCGACCTCTGGTTTATCACTCGTTCATGAGCAAGCGGAGGGTTTCACTCTTTGTGTTTTTCTCCTGGTTCATacctttattttgtatgtttatgAACACTGCCGTCCTGTTAGGAAGAAAGTTATGCGGCTCTCACATAAACAAGGTCTACTGTGTCAACTGGATGGTGACTAATCTGGCCTGCTCCCCGCCCACTGCCAGTGGTATCGTTACAGCGTTCAATATCGGGctttattttggacattttttgtttatttgttggtCTTACCTGTATCTGGTAAAAACGTGCATTTCGTCCACGGACATGTGGAAGAAGTTTATGCAGACATGCTTGCCACATTTAATCTGCCTCATCACATTTACAGTGACTGTGCTTTTGGATCTGTTCTACATGAGATTTGGTTCAGCTGCATTGTCTCAACATCTGCAAAATGTAATGTCGATGACATTTCTACTTGTTACTCCAGTTGTGAATCCACTCATCTATGGTTTGAACCTTACAAGCATTCGCAACAGGATGTTGAGTATTTTGTATACTAAAAAGAAGATAGGTATATTTTAA